The candidate division KSB1 bacterium nucleotide sequence TGTTCCGCAGCCGCAGGGAAGAGGCGGAGCGAACCAGGAGCCAGATTTTTTCGCTGGGGCGCGAGGCGATGTTGTTAGCAGCCGACGTGACTTCGCCCGCCGAGGCCAGGCGGATCGTCGAAGTGCTGAGCAAGGAGGCCGGGCGAGTGGACGTTCTCGTCAACGGAGTCGGCGATCTGCTGGTGAAACCCGCGGTGGAGACGACGCCGGAAGAATGGCGGTCTGTGCTCGCGAGCAACCTGGACAGCGCCTTCTTCATGGCGCAAGCCGTACTTCCCCTGATGCGACAGACAGGCTGGGGGCGGATCGTGAACTTCGGCGTGGCCGGCTGCTCTGACTTCCGAGCGTTCCGCCAAATCCCTGTATACGGAATGGCCAAGAGCGCTCTCTTGGCTCTCACCCGCGCCCTCGCCCGTGAGGTAGCCGGGTGGGGCATCACGGTGAACTTGATCTCTCCTGGATTTCTGGAGGTGGGGGAATTCCTCATCGATCCGCAGCGAATCCCCGCGCGGCGATACGGCGCCCTGCAGGAAGTGGTCGCCGCCCTCCTCTACCTCGTCTCTGACGAAGCCG carries:
- a CDS encoding SDR family oxidoreductase; amino-acid sequence: MRTNCGPRFQPTLEGRWALVTGANGPIGKCVALALAERGANVALVFRSRREEAERTRSQIFSLGREAMLLAADVTSPAEARRIVEVLSKEAGRVDVLVNGVGDLLVKPAVETTPEEWRSVLASNLDSAFFMAQAVLPLMRQTGWGRIVNFGVAGCSDFRAFRQIPVYGMAKSALLALTRALAREVAGWGITVNLISPGFLEVGEFLIDPQRIPARRYGALQEVVAALLYLVSDEAAYVNGTEIIVSGGWNI